In Cervus elaphus chromosome 3, mCerEla1.1, whole genome shotgun sequence, the following proteins share a genomic window:
- the LOC122678097 gene encoding olfactory receptor 8S1-like — MDLRNHSTVTEFILLGLSADPHIQALLFVLFLGIYLLTIMGNLMLLLVIKADSHLHTPMYFFLSHLSFVDICFSSVTVPKMLENLLSRRKTISVEGCLAQVFFVFVAAGTEACLLSVMAYDRYAAICHPLLYGQIMSKQLYKQLVWGSWGLGFLDALINIFLALNMIFCEAKIIPHYSCEMPSLLSLSCSDISRNLIALLCSTLLHGLGTFLLVSLSYAHIITAILSISSTSGRSKPFSTCSSHLTAVTLYFGSGLLRHLMPNSGSPAELIFSVQYTASLPC, encoded by the coding sequence ATGGACTTGAGGAACCACAGTACCGTCACAGAGTTCATCCTCCTCGGACTGTCTGCCGACCCTCACATCCAGGCTCTGCTCTTTGTGCTATTCCTGGGGATTTACCTTCTGACAATAATGGGGAACTTGATGCTGCTGCTGGTGATCAAGGCTGATTCCCACCTCCACacgcccatgtacttcttcctgagCCACCTCTCTTTCGTTGATATCTGCTTCTCTTCAGTCACAGTGCCCAAGATGTTGGAGAACCTCCTGTCTCGAAGGAAAACGATATCGGTAGAGGGCTGCCTAGCTCAGGTCTTCTTTGTGTTTGTTGCTGCAGGGACCGAAGCCTGTCTGCTCtcagtgatggcctatgaccgttaTGCCGCAATCTGCCACCCTCTACTCTATGGGCAGATCATGAGTAAACAACTGTACAAGCAGCTTGTGTGGGGCTCATGGGGCCTGGGCTTTCTGGACGCACTCATCAACATCTTCCTGGCTCTGAACATGATCTTCTGTGAAGCCAAAATCATCCCTCACTACAGCTGTGAAAtgccctctcttctctccctgtcCTGCTCTGATATCTCTAGAAACCTCATTGCCTTGCTCTGTTCCACTCTGCTGCATGGGCTGGGAACCTTCCTCTTGGTCTCCCTATCCTATGCCCACATTATCACCGCCATCCTGAGTATCAGCTCTACCTCAGGCAGAAGCAagcccttctccacctgctcttcCCACCTCACTGCAGTGACACTGTACTTTGGCTCAGGTTTGCTCCGCCATCTCATGCCAAATTCAGGATCCCCTGCAGAACTGATCTTCTCTGTGCAATATACTGCATCACTCCCATGCTGA
- the LOC122678091 gene encoding olfactory receptor 8S1-like, translating into MTLGNHSIITQFLLLGLSTDPHIQALLFVLFLKIYLLTLMGNLMMLLVVRADSHLHTPMFFFLSHLSLLDLCLSSVTVPKMLKDLLSETKTISVRGCLAQGFFALITAGTECFLLSAMAYDRYAAICHPLLYGQMMKKQLCVQLVWGSWGLASLNAFINTLLAANLDFCENHTISHYSCEVPSLFPLSCSDVSINLTVLLCSSLMHGFGTLFPIVFSYARIVSTILSISSTKGRSKTFSTCSSHLTAVSFFFGSGFLRYLMPTSGSRLELIFSVQYGVVTPMMNPLIYSLKNKKVKAAVRRTLGKYMRWSR; encoded by the coding sequence ATGACTTTGGGGAACCACAGCATCATCACTCAATTCCTCCTCCTCGGGCTGTCTACTGACCCACACATCCAGGCTCTGCTTTTTGTGTTGTTCCTAAAGATTTACCTCCTGACACTAATGGGGAACCTGATGATGCTGCTGGTGGTCAGGGCTGATTCTCACCTTCACACGCCCATGTTCTTCTTCCTGAGTCATCTCTCTCTACTGGATCTTTGTTTATCTTCAGTCACTGTGCCCAAGATGCTGAAGGACCTCCTGTCTGAGACAAAAACCATCTCAGTAAGGGGCTGCCTGGCTCAAGGCTTCTTTGCGCTTATTACTGCTGGAACTGAGTGCTTTCTGCTCTCAgcaatggcctatgaccgctatgccGCCATCTGCCACCCTCTACTCTATGGACAAATGATGAAGAAACAGTTGTGTGTACAGCTTGTATGGGGTTCTTGGGGTTTGGCTTCTTTGAACGCATTTATTAACACCCTTCTAGCTGCCAACCTGGACTTCTGTGAGAACCATACCATTAGCCACTACAGCTGTGAGGtgccctctctcttccctctgtcCTGCTCTGATGTCTCCATCAACCTCACAGTCCTGCTGTGTTCCAGCCTGATGCATGGATTTGGGACCCTCTTCCCAATAGTCTTTTCCTATGCTCGTATTGTCTCCACCATTCTGAGCATCAGCTCCACCAAAGGCCGAAGCAAGACCTTCTCCACCTGCTCGTCCCACCTCACTGCAGTGAGCTTCTTCTTTGGCTCTGGGTTTCTCCGCTATCTCATGCCAACTTCAGGATCCCGTCTGGAGTTGATCTTCTCTGTGCAGTATGGTGTGGTCACTCCCATGATGAATCCTCTCATCTATAGCCTGAAGAACAAGAAAGTAAAGGCAGCTGTGAGAAGAACACTGGGAAAATATATGCGATGGTccagatga